The Quercus robur chromosome 7, dhQueRobu3.1, whole genome shotgun sequence genome has a segment encoding these proteins:
- the LOC126692808 gene encoding ATP synthase subunit 9, mitochondrial-like, with amino-acid sequence MLEGAKSMGAEAATIASAGAVVVIGNLFSSLIHSLAQSSSLAKQLFGYAILGIALTKAIASFASMMAFFISFVF; translated from the coding sequence ATGTTAGAAGGTGCAAAATCAATGGGTGCCGAAGCTGCTACAATTGCTTCGGCGGGAGCTGTTGTTGTTATAGGAAACTTGTTCAGTTCTTTGATCCATTCTCTGGCGCAAAGTTCATCATTGGCTAAACAATTATTTGGTTATGCCATTTTGGGAATTGCTCTAACCAAAGCTATTGCATCGTTTGCCTCAATGATGgccttttttatttcatttgtattctga
- the LOC126692806 gene encoding peroxidase 3-like: MGWIRCFGKAILVLLGFLGSTQAQLQLGFYSKNCPKAEKIIQDFVNQHIHNAPSLAAAFLRMHFHDCFVRGCDASLLLNSTSNNQAEKDATPNLTVRGFDFIDRVKSLVEAECPGIVSCADIVALVARDSIVATGGPFWRVPTGRRDGTISNGSEAFSNIPPFNGNLSTLQTLFSNRGLNLTDLVLLSGAHTIGMSHCSSFSYRLYNFTGVGDQDPALDPEYAANLKAKKCTNPNDNTTIVEMDPGSRKTFDLSYYSLLLKRRGLLESDTALATNPTTRTFVTQLLQGPIQNFYDEFAKSMEKMGRINVKTGSTGEIRKQCAVVNS; this comes from the exons ATGGGGTGGATAAGATGTTTTGGGAAAGCAATCTTAGTTCTTTTAGGATTTCTAGGTTCAACACAAGCTCAACTGCAGTTGGGTTTTTACTCTAAGAACTGCCCAAAAGCTGAGAAGATTATTCAAGACTTTGTTAACCAGCACATCCACAATGCTCCATCATTGGCAGCTGCCTTCTTAAGGATGCACTTCCATGACTGCTTTGTCAGG GGGTGTGATGCATCTTTGCTTCTGAACTCAACCTCAAATAACCAAGCGGAAAAGGATGCTACTCCAAATCTGACAGTCAGAGGTTTTGACTTCATTGACAGAGTGAAGAGCCTAGTTGAAGCTGAATGTCCTGGCATAGTTTCTTGTGCAGATATCGTTGCTTTGGTTGCAAGAGATTCTATTGTAGCCACA GGAGGTCCATTTTGGAGAGTCCCAACTGGTCGAAGAGATGGGACAATCTCTAATGGGTCAGAAGCCTTTAGCAACATCCCACCTTTTAATGGAAACTTATCCACTCTCCAGACACTATTTTCCAACCGGGGTCTTAACTTAACTGACCTGGTCTTGCTCTCAG GTGCTCACACCATTGGTATGTCTCATTGTTCATCATTTTCATACCGCCTGTATAATTTCACTGGTGTGGGTGATCAGGACCCAGCTCTAGACCCTGAATATGCTGCCAATCTCAAGGCAAAAAAGTGTACAAATCCTAATGATAATACCACAATAGTTGAGATGGACCCTGGAAGTCGCAAAACATTTGACCTTAGCTACTACTCACTTCTACTTAAAAGACGAGGTCTGCTCGAATCCGATACTGCTTTAGCTACTAACCCCACAACTAGGACTTTCGTCACCCAACTACTTCAAGGACCAATTCAAAATTTCTATGATGAATTTGCCAAGTCCATGGAGAAAATGGGTCGTATCAATGTTAAGACCGGGTCAACCGGTGAGATTAGGAAGCAATGTGCAGTAGTGAATAGCTAG
- the LOC126691180 gene encoding uncharacterized protein LOC126691180: MVGRDNHGRVVLAWTDILDSGSPLWGEAKAAYAAVNKAIDAGFKKVIIEGDAWNVIEPLKDKKSSSEWTIDVILQNILALCSLFDDVSFSFVKRKGNSSAHLLALWVAFCNNSGPVSISNPSC; the protein is encoded by the coding sequence ATGGTGGGCAGAGACAATCATGGCAGAGTTGTTTTGGCTTGGACTGACATTTTGGACTCGGGAAGCCCCCTGTGGGGTGAAGCTAAAGCGGCCTATGCAGCAGTTAATAAAGCAATTGATGCTGGGTTCAAAAAAGTTATAATAGAAGGTGATGCTTGGAATGTTATTGAACCTCTTAAAGACAAAAAGTCATCATCTGAATGGACTATTGATGTAATATTGCAAAATATTTTAGCTCTTTGTAGTCTGTTTGatgatgtttctttttcttttgtgaaaaGAAAGGGTAATTCCTCGGCTCATTTGTTAGCCCTCTGGGTTGCTTTTTGTAACAACTCAGGGCCTGTCTCCATCTCTAATCCATCTTGTTAG
- the LOC126692807 gene encoding uncharacterized protein LOC126692807, with amino-acid sequence MKIEQFLGVPVASQTLSVSGWELMDGLDMEDYPIVTEGTKIDLTFKSMIILPPLNHCSKIQILVKFSSRQFNIEVDTTETVRSLKEKIHIIDGTPIKRMSLFYCGIELQEDFRNLTEYGIHEFSEIIVFLKAINRLRDEPPSKRLSLVVQTSSSLLNAAIIPVELKDSCTVNDLRQLLLSKKILPIDDYLFIHKQRIMRDNCSLRWHGVEHGDPLCVQRNYQ; translated from the coding sequence ATGAAGATAGAACAATTTTTAGGTGTCCCTGTGGCTTCACAAACTCTCTCAGTATCTGGATGGGAGTTGATGGATGGACTTGACATGGAAGACTATCCAATTGTCACTGAAGGTACAAAAATTGACCTCACCTTCAAATCCATGATTATATTACCTCCGTTAAACCATTgtagtaaaatccaaattttagtGAAATTCTCATCTAGGCAGTTTAACATAGAGGTAGACACAACAGAAACTGTGCGTAGTCTAAAAGAGAAAATTCACATCATTGATGGCACACCCATCAAAAGAATGTCACTTTTCTATTGTGGGATAGAATTACAAGAAGACTTTCGCAATCTTACTGAGTATGGCATACACGAATTCTCAGAAATAATTGTGTTCCTCAAGGCCATAAATCGTCTAAGGGATGAACCTCCATCGAAAAGACTAAGTCTAGTGGTGCAAACTTCTTCTAGTTTGCTTAATGCAGCCATCATTCCTGTGGAATTGAAGGATTCATGCACTGTAAATGACTTGAGGCAATTATTAttgagcaaaaaaattcttcccATTGATGATTATTTGTTTATACACAAGCAGAGGATTATGCGTGACAATTGCAGCCTCCGGTGGCATGGTGTTGAACATGGGGACCCTCTCTGTGTTCAAAGGAACTATCAGTAG